CATAACCCCATCAAGACGGCGACGAATTCTGGCCGGTTGGAGGTCATGATCGCGACCCGTTGACCCGCCGTGACACCCCGCTTGGCCAGGGTCTCGGCCCACCCATCGGACAACGCGCGCAGTTCGAGCAGGCTGAACCGCCGTTCCTCGAACACGAGCGCTGGCGGCTCGGTCACATCCCACCCTTCCCTGAGCGGGCCGGGGTCCGCACAGCTCTGAGAAGATCCTATCGCTCGAAGAGAATAGTATTCTCTACAATGAAGAATGCAAGTACGGGAGAGGGGGCTATACGGGTGACAGAGCCGGCGGGCGGCACCGTGACGATCCACCTCGACCGGAAAAAGGTGTCAGTGCCGCTGGTGCCCGGCGAGACCCTGCTGGAAAGCGCGCGGCGGGCCGGACTCGAGCCGCCGTTCAACTGCGAAGCGGGGAATTGCGGCACCTGCATGGCGAGGTTGTCCGAGGGCCACGCGACCATGCTGGTGAACGAGGCGCTCGACGACGACGAAGTGGCCGAGGGTTACATTCTCACCTGCCAAGGCGTACCGGATACGGCGTCGGTCACGGTGCATTACGAGTAGTCGGAAGGCGGCGACGATGGCCAAGGGAATCATCCTCGTTGAGAGTCGGCCCAGCGCGTCCGAGCGCGAGCTGGAGTACAACACCTGGTACGACGACGTCCACCTCGGCGAGCTGGTGGCGCTCGACGGATTCGTCTCGGCGCGCCGCCTGCGCCCCGTCGGCGGTGACGGCCCCTACGTCGCGATCTACGAGGTCGAGGGCGACGACCTGCAGGCGATCCTCGACAACATGCTCGCCAACGCGGGCCGGCTGCACATGTCGGACGCGCTGCAGTTGGACCCGC
This genomic window from Mycobacterium saskatchewanense contains:
- a CDS encoding 2Fe-2S iron-sulfur cluster-binding protein codes for the protein MKNASTGEGAIRVTEPAGGTVTIHLDRKKVSVPLVPGETLLESARRAGLEPPFNCEAGNCGTCMARLSEGHATMLVNEALDDDEVAEGYILTCQGVPDTASVTVHYE